The Pseudarthrobacter sp. BIM B-2242 region GCTGCACGGCCAGGCCGGGGAGCTGGCGGAGGGCACCGAGGTCCTCGAAGGACGTGGTGAACGCAGCGGAGCCGTTCGATTCCAGGAAGCTGCGCAGGCCCAGTTCGATGCGGGCGCCGTAGCGGAGGGAGTCGTGGCGGGCCGCGCCTGCGCGGAGTTCCGGAACCACGTCATAAAGGTCCTCGTATTCCGCCACCAAGGTGTCGACGTCGGCCTCGGCGGCACCGTGCACAGCCTCCGCGAGCTCGTTGACTGACCAGGTGTTGACGGAGACACCGAAGCGGAGCTCGGCTTCGGTCTTGTCGCCTTCGGTGACTGCGACGTTGCGCATGTTGTCGCCGAAGCGGGTCAGCTTCAGGGTGCGGACGGCGGCCCAGCCGGCGGCGGCGCGCTGCCAGACGCCCACCTGGCGGGCCACCTCCGGGTTGGAGACGTGGCCCACCACCGTCTTGCGGGCGATGCCCAGGCGGGACTGGATGTAGCCGAACTCGCGGTCGCCGTGGGCGGCCTGGTTGAGGTTCATGAAGTCAAAGTCGATGTCTGCCCAGGGCAGGTCGCGGTTGGCCTGGGTGTGCAGGTGCAGGAGCGGCTTGCGCAGCACGTCCAGCCCGTTGATCCACATCTTGGCGGGGGAGAAGGTGTGCATCCAGGCGGTGACGCCGATGACCGAATCGTCCGAGTTGGCTGCCAGCGCGGTGCGGCGGATGGCGTCAGAGTCGGTCAGGACCGGCTTCCAGACAATTTTGACCGGGACGGCGGAGGAGGCGTTGAGCTGGTTGGCGATCTCCTGCGACTGGGCGGCCACCTGCTTGAGGACGTCCTCGCCGTAGAGGTGCTGGCTGCCGGTGAGGAACCAGACCTCGTAGCCGTCAAGGGAAGTGTTTGCTGCGGTGCTCATGTGGGTTCTCCTGCAAAAGTAGGTTCGGGTGTGCCGACGGCGGGGTTACTGGCCGTAAACGTTTTGGTAGCGGGCGTAGAGGGAGTCGATGTTCGCCCCGTCGATGGCGACCGGCTCGCCCAACTGCCGGGAAATGTGGACGGTGCGCGCTACTTCCTCGCACATCACGGCCGCCTTGACCGCGGATGTGGCGTCCTTGCCGATGGTGAACGGGCCGTGGTTCTGCATCAGCACCGCAGGCGAGTTGGAGCTTTTCAGCGTCTCCACAATGCCTTGGCCAATTGAATCGTCGCCGATGAGCGCGAACGGGCCCACCGGGATGGAGCCGCCGAATTCGTCGCCCATCATGGTCAGGACGCAGGGGATCGGCTCGCCCCGGGCCGCCCATGCCGTGGCGTAGGTGGAGTGGGTGTGGACCACGCCTCCGACGTCGGGCATGTTCCGGTAGACGTAGGCGTGCGCCGCGGTGTCCGACGACGGCGACAGGGCAGGGTTGCCCCATTCGCCATTTTCATCGCCGTTCACGGGCACCCCATGGAGGTCGGTGACCACCATCTGGCCGGCGGTGAGGTCGTCGTAGGAAACGCCGGAGGGTTTGATGACCATCAGGTCGTGGCCGGGAATGCGGGCGGAGACATTGCCGGCGGTCCACACCACAAGTTCGTATTTGGTGAGTTCGGCGTGCAGGGTGCAGACTTCCTGCCGGATCCTTGCGATGGTTTCCAGGATGTTTGCGGTGCTCATGCGGAGGCTCCAACGGGTGCGGGCGCGGGTGTTGTGGCGGTAGGGCCGGCTGCTGACGCGGACCGGCGCTGGATGGCTTTGAGCCGGTGCATCACGTCGTTGTCGCCGCGCCCGAAGTAATCGTGCAGCGTCCGGTATTCCTGGAACAGTTCCTCGTACGCGGCAACGTTCTCCGGGATGGGGGTGTAAACCTCGCCCGGTTCGGAGCCCATGGCGGCGGCGGCTTCGCGGATGGTGGCGAATTTTCCGGCCGCCACGGCGGCATGGATGGCGGAGCCGAGGGCCGGGCCCTGCGCAGACCCGATGGTGGAGAGTTTCAGTCCGGTGACATCGGCGTAGATCTGCATCAGCAGCCTGTTCTTGAGGAGCCCGCCGGCCACGATGAATTCCTTCACGGGAACACCGGAATCGCGGAAGGCGTCGACAATTGTGCGGGTGCCGAACGCCGTGGCTTCCAGTAGCGCCCGGTAGGTGTCCTCCGGCCGGGTGGCCAGGGTCTGGCCTACCACCACGCCGGAGAGTTCGTGGTCCACCAGCACCGAGCGGTTGCCGGAGTGCCAGTCCAAGGCGATGAGTCCGTGCCCGCCGATGGCCTGGGTTGCGGCGAGTTCGGTGAGGTATTCGTGGATGCCGAGGCCCTTTTCGGCAGCGGCCCGGTGGTATTCCGGCGGGACACCGTATGTGGTGAACCAGCCAAAGATGTCCCCGACGCCGGACTGTCCGGCCTCGTACCCCCAGAGGCCGTCGACGATCCCGCCGTCCACCACGCCGCACATGCCCGGGACTTCGTGCAGTTCGGTGCCGTTCATAACGTGGCAGGTGGAGGTGCCCATGATGGCCACCAGCTGGCCCGGATCCACGGCGCGGGCGGCCGGGGCGGTGACGTGCGCATCCACGTTACCGACAGCGACGGCGATGCCTTCCGGCAGGCCCGTCCATGCGGCGGCCTCGGCGGTCAGGTAGCCGGCGGCGTCGCCGAGCCGGCCGATTGTGTGCTCCAGTTTGGTGCTGACGAAGTCCTTGAACCCCGGGTTCAGTGCGGCCAGGAAGTCCTCCGACGGGTAGCGGCCGTCCTGGTAGATGCCCTTGTAGCCGGCGGTGCAGGCGTTGCGCACGTACTGCCCGCAGAGCTGCCAGACGATCCAGTCCGCGGCTTCCACCCAGTGGTCCATGGCGGCGTAGGCTTCCGGGTCCTCTTCCAGCAGCTGCAAGCCCTTGGCGAATTCCCATTCGGAGGAGATGAGGCCGCCATAGCGGGGCAGCCAGGCTTCGCGGCGTTGGGCGGCAAGCTGGTTGATCCGGTCCGCCTGTGGCTGCGCGGCGTGGTGGCGCCAGAGTTTCACGTAGGCGTGGGGCCGGTTGGCGAACCCGTCCAGCTCGTTCAGCGGGGTGCCGTCCGCCTTAACCGGCACCATGGTGCAGGCGGTGAAGTCGGTAGCAATGCCGACGACAGCGGCCGGGTCGATGCCGGCGTCTGCGACTGCGGCGGGGACTGCCATGCGCAGGACTTCGCGGTAGTCATTGGGCACCTGCAGTGCCCACTCGCCGGGAAGCCGGGCGGCCATTCCCGCAGCAACGTCCGCCACATCTGCCGGCAGCGATCCGCTCACTACGGCGTGCGGATAGTCAAAGACACCGCTGCCCAGTTCCTTGCCGTCCCTGACGCGGACCACCACGGCCCGGCCTGACAGCGTTCCGTAATCCACGCCGATGACATATTGCTCGCTGCCGTCCACTGTGACGTCCATAAAACATTCCTCCAGATTGCTGCCGCCACTTTGCGGTCCTGACTAATTGTGAGCGCTAACAAACTTGTAGTCAAGAGCCCGGGGACATGGATAGTGGTGGCTGGCTTAGGAAGCCGTGGAGGGCCGTCCCGTACTGGCGCGGGGAACGAGCCGGGGCGTGACCACTGTCGAACTCACGGCGGCACCGGCCTCGATCTCCTTCAGCATGATGTCCATGCACCGCCGGCCGAGTTCCTCGAAGTCCTGGCGAACGGTGGTCAGGGGCGGCGTGAAGTACCCGGATTCCGGCTGGTCATCGAACCCCAC contains the following coding sequences:
- the araA gene encoding L-arabinose isomerase, producing the protein MSTAANTSLDGYEVWFLTGSQHLYGEDVLKQVAAQSQEIANQLNASSAVPVKIVWKPVLTDSDAIRRTALAANSDDSVIGVTAWMHTFSPAKMWINGLDVLRKPLLHLHTQANRDLPWADIDFDFMNLNQAAHGDREFGYIQSRLGIARKTVVGHVSNPEVARQVGVWQRAAAGWAAVRTLKLTRFGDNMRNVAVTEGDKTEAELRFGVSVNTWSVNELAEAVHGAAEADVDTLVAEYEDLYDVVPELRAGAARHDSLRYGARIELGLRSFLESNGSAAFTTSFEDLGALRQLPGLAVQRLMADGYGFGAEGDWKTAILVRAAKVMGAGLPGGASLMEDYTYHLEPGSEKILGAHMLEVCPSLTAGKPSLEVHPLGIGGREDPVRLVFDADASAGVVVALSDMRDRFRLVANAVDVVPLDQPLPNLPVARALWQPKPDFATSAAAWLTAGAAHHTVLSTAVGMDVFEDFAEIARTELLTIDGDTTIRQFKKDLNWNAAYYKLAGGL
- a CDS encoding L-ribulose-5-phosphate 4-epimerase gives rise to the protein MSTANILETIARIRQEVCTLHAELTKYELVVWTAGNVSARIPGHDLMVIKPSGVSYDDLTAGQMVVTDLHGVPVNGDENGEWGNPALSPSSDTAAHAYVYRNMPDVGGVVHTHSTYATAWAARGEPIPCVLTMMGDEFGGSIPVGPFALIGDDSIGQGIVETLKSSNSPAVLMQNHGPFTIGKDATSAVKAAVMCEEVARTVHISRQLGEPVAIDGANIDSLYARYQNVYGQ
- the araB gene encoding ribulokinase; translation: MDVTVDGSEQYVIGVDYGTLSGRAVVVRVRDGKELGSGVFDYPHAVVSGSLPADVADVAAGMAARLPGEWALQVPNDYREVLRMAVPAAVADAGIDPAAVVGIATDFTACTMVPVKADGTPLNELDGFANRPHAYVKLWRHHAAQPQADRINQLAAQRREAWLPRYGGLISSEWEFAKGLQLLEEDPEAYAAMDHWVEAADWIVWQLCGQYVRNACTAGYKGIYQDGRYPSEDFLAALNPGFKDFVSTKLEHTIGRLGDAAGYLTAEAAAWTGLPEGIAVAVGNVDAHVTAPAARAVDPGQLVAIMGTSTCHVMNGTELHEVPGMCGVVDGGIVDGLWGYEAGQSGVGDIFGWFTTYGVPPEYHRAAAEKGLGIHEYLTELAATQAIGGHGLIALDWHSGNRSVLVDHELSGVVVGQTLATRPEDTYRALLEATAFGTRTIVDAFRDSGVPVKEFIVAGGLLKNRLLMQIYADVTGLKLSTIGSAQGPALGSAIHAAVAAGKFATIREAAAAMGSEPGEVYTPIPENVAAYEELFQEYRTLHDYFGRGDNDVMHRLKAIQRRSASAAGPTATTPAPAPVGASA